The genomic segment AGTCGAACACAAGGGAGCTAGAACAAGAAATTTGctattttagattaattataTTGCTCAAGAAGAAAAATGTTTGGTTGGTTGTTTTCTAACAAACTACAAATGCAATAAGAAATGTGGATTAAAGCTATATGGTGAAGAGATCTCAGGTGTCGGGAATCCCCTAAAGTCTTGTATGATCAAATTCtcattagtgtctatgaaatgtcggattaattacgtggttaaacatgatcttgttaatctcaaactctcaactctgttgattaactattagatttaggccctactaattcaattctcacacgctagttttattgaatgaattaataagaacttaactaaaatttaccttAATGCAAAGTCGATGCCAATCTCACGCGCTAATTCTATTGACTAGTCTGacaaagcatatttaattttgagttattagcacaatttaaccactttaatcctaatttcgTAGAcacattcaaaaatcaaatcatacttgacttataggttcaaaccctaaccctagaaaatgaatctactcactaatcatggtaaaagcaataaaaacaaacCCTAGGATGATACTAGACATGACTAAGAATGAAATTAATGacaaattcaagaaaaacaataattGAATACCAAAGAACACAACAACTGattcaaagaacaataaatgaagaataaactaatttttattgaagAAAGATTAATGACAAAAATTAAAGTTCACTGAAGGAAGATTAAAACTAATACAAGGAAATAAAgactaagaaaattaaatactagAGAAAACTTACAATGCTTGAAGGAAGATTAATGATGAACTTcatgaaaaactaaattaaaaactGAAATTCAATGTAAAACTAATGGAAATGAGTAATTAAGTCTAaaggaaggaagaagaagagaggaAACCCTAATCAGTCATTAGGGGTCTATTTATACTAATGTGACCAATTAACCTAAAACCTAATGAAAAAggctgaaaaataataaatcgaGCTTGGAATACGAAAACATCGATTGGGCTTTCAATAACACGTGTCCACCGCCGACTCGGCTGTAGCTTCTAAAAAATATGAGTTTTGGTTAGTGTTCACCGCCGAGTCAGCGGTACCTCTTCTTGCCTCAACGCCGAGTCAGCAGTCGTCTTTTCTCACCCACAGCTGAGTCGACTTTTGTCATTGGAAATTGCATTACTTTTCTTTCATTGCCGCAGAGTCGTCGAGCCTTAGAGCATGCCtcagccgactcggcttttgtGCTCTGGAGGGAAATACATAGAAAACTTGGCCTTTTGATCTTTTGCTCCATATGGCTTGATGCTATAGATGGTTTGATTTGATCTTTGAGTCCTGTAAACATGATTATCcacaaaaacccacaaaaacgaCTCAAATATGTCATGATTCACTTATTTAACCACAAATTAGTCGTGGAGTACCGAGATGGAGCAAACACACCTAAAACGCCACTAAATACCCAAAAGGAgcatataaatgataataataagtgAAAATAATTACACTTATCAAGGTGTTGTTTAATGTattgctctataaatagaggatgCATGCCAAGGGACAATCCATACAATTTCCATATCTTTTCTGATTTCCCTTGTAAGAATtctcttattcttgttcttccttacatgagataatattgagagagtaattaactctcaatatcatcaaagcCTTTAGTCCatcacaacacttgtatttactattgcaatttccttcaTGCTAGGAATTTGTtatgtagattgtatctcattgtgaatttcatcattatcccaagcacctttgagagagaaatatcacaataggaaagtgtatGAACGCCTTTTATTCATATCAAATCTCTGAGAAAATTTCTTAATTGTCGCAACCATATCATCGTTGTTACTCCGGTGAGTCAAGAAAAGTTCGGTGCcgtaaacaaaaaattataaatagtatAATTTATCTTGTAACACATTTGTATTACATTATTATTGTAATAGAACACATGATTCTTTagatactttttaaaaaaatttcttagcATTTTATGCTCTTctgttattaattaattattaccatcattcattcatatattttattgactaaataaatttatCGTTATTATTCATATATACTCCAAAATCTATTTGATtaagtacaataatatatatgagttCCAACGTAGTTTTAAGATCAATCATCCCTTAATAATATCCATTTCCTTTTACTTTCAATTTTGAATATACTTTCACTCTCTCAAATCTTCTTCCCACTCTGTTTCTTGAattgatcaaaattattatCATAGTTCTCTTTATTGAATCTTTAATAAAGAAATCATGCATATTAGAAAAactaatgatgatgatcatgagaAGAAGGATAAGAGGTTTGTTTGCGACATTTGTGACCAATCATTTTCAAGCGGCCAAGCTCTAGGCGTAACACCCCGGCCTCTCGGACTACCGGTAACTACTTATGGAGACGGTAGACTGGCCTCACAgaccaacataagtctttcctgCGCATTTTGACCTCACTCGTGCACACCctggaaaacttcccaggagatTACCCTTCCTAAGATTACTTGACACTAAGCACGCTTAACTATGAAGTATTTAGCAAATGGGCTTCTTACAAAAAAAGATACACCTTAtttatatgagtagtctatcaattctttttcaaACTAAATCTGGGGTATACACTAGGAGGTCATAAGCGAGTACACTTCGCAAAAAAGAAAAACCCAATGCAAACCCTAAATGAGACCCATATGATTGTTACGGGTTCAAATTCGAATCAGAGTAGCTCCCAAACCGAACAGGATGATATACGAATTGTTAATCCACCTCCCATGGAAGAAGTTGTTCGTAGTGAAGATATTTATTATGATGAAATCTTCAAAAAGATAAGGCAAAATACTGAGGGATTAGaaaagtatgatgatgatgagattTATATTTACTGGAAGAATTAGGGTTAACAATAACTTTTTATAAGCCTTGTTTTTTAAATAAGGAAAGGATGTTAAACTTAGATGATCAGAATTTAAAACAAGTCCTAAATTAGACTCAAGTTGTTGTTTCTGATCCAATTTGGGTTCATTTTCAGGTGCAAATACAACTTAGCGAGTTAAAGTAGCTATCCAAATCAATTAGGGTGGTATAtgcaatttattttatttaaatttgaaattaaatttttgttaaaaactcTTTccctatattttatattttaggaACAATACCGTAGAACTTATGGTTATTTTTGATGTTCAAAGtttaaattcttttaaattaaCAACGGACGTACTTTAATTTTAAGTTAggtttgaatttgaattattgttgttattgttgttgtttgttgcaGGTGTTTGAAATTTAAGCTTATTAAATTCTTGACCGTTCAAATTATTCCTTGAAGATATCTATTTATATGAGTTTCATAATGAGTGAAAAATGGTACATCAATTCTTCCTATGAATAAAATTGGACTGCGATTTTTATGTTTAAGTATATTGTGACTTAGATCGAGCAGTATGTTTTGAAACTAAGTTGTATCATTTTATTTAAAGCTACATTCCCTAGTTAAGTAGCTCGCAAAACGATTAGGGCATAGATATGGGCTAGTTCAATAGAAATAATCTCACCATAAAactgttttatttaaaaatttgtgttttactCGCTTTGTGATTGTTAACTATGCTCTCTCAATTATGTACTCTACATTCCTTGTTAAAATAGAACCAAACTAATTCTTCTTGAAGGCCCATTTAAGGCCCGCAACCACTCATATGAAGCCCACTCTTTAAACCTTAGTCCGTCAAAAACCTGCTAAATAGGGGGTTAGAATAAGGGCCCAATAAAACTACTTAACTAATTTGTtcaaatttcttttcttttaaatttgtgaTCCAAACAAGAAAATTGTATAGGTTTTCTTCTTTTGGGTTATTAAGTTGATTTTTGATTAGATGTTTTGGGTCGATTTAGAAGTGGATTTTGTGtctattttggtttttttataattgtaaatacaTTAATAAATCGGATCAAATCGAATTCGATTACAAAGTCAGGTAGACATCGAATAATTAAGtctgtttttggcatttcaacCTTCAAGTCTCTATATTTTCTACGCTTTCAATtctttcaattcaaacaaagtttaaaaaaGTTAATGATATAATCCGTTTTCAAATAAGGGATAATGCATAAATAATACTATTATTTCCGTAATAAAACTAAGAAGTGCAAAACACTCTTATAATACTTGAAGATAAAGCGTTATAAAAGTCATTTGTCAACGATCCAAAATGCGACGTAATCCTTCCTCAGAAGTAACTACAATTCCTGCACCACAACatgttagccttgtccgggaaTGATCTCCTAAAAGCTCCTCTGACGTTCAAGTCAGTTGTGAAGACATAAATCAAGAAAAGATACGATAATGAGTGTGATATTAACGATTATCTAGATGATTGTAGATGGTAGGAATGTGCTATTGGGTATGTCGAGTGTGAAGTTTGACGGAATAACGGTAGGCAAATATAAACTTAGAGAGTAAATGTATTATGTAGGAGGTATTTATATTGACTGATTTAAGGATCACGAGGCAATTTTAAGGGAGATCATGTGTGACATGGAGTATACTGGTAGAGAGGGGAGTTGACCAGCTGTTAGGGTTTATGTAAGGAGTTATTTGATGGACAAATAGGAAGGAAAGGTCAGCAGGAAATGAAATTAAACGAGAGATTTAAGTAatttcacaataataattaaataaataagtaaataaaataaataaaatgctaCCCCTAACAATTATTTATGACAATATAAGCTCTTTGTTAAAAGATAATATCAACTAAATATAGTCTCCAAATAAGAACACAAATTTTCtaataagacggtctcataataaaacaatttttattaaattaacccaatatatatatactatgttAAAGAGATTACTTAAAACATAAAGTGCTATTActttaaagtaattacttagATTTGGTTTTAAAGTAGTTATAAGTTAAAGGTAATCAATTACAATATATTAGAACGAAGAGGTAAATTTAAGGGGCGGACAAGAAGGGAATATCCGGTATAAGGAGTTGTCTAGGGTTTAGTTTAGTTATAAATATTCTAATTCGTGGTTATTCATTTTTCTCTCGGCCGCTCAATACTCGTTTTCCTCATCTCTTCATACTACAATCAGATCCGCCATTTGttcttattaaaaattaattctcACAATGGCCGTCATATTCAAAGATCTTCACACCGAATCTGGTCTCAAATCCCTTGATGCTCATCTCGATGGCAAATCATACATCTCCGggtattgattttttttcttgttttaatttCGACAATTTAatgtttgtttgatttgatttttaaagattttaattagtactattatgttttaacttatagattgatAAATATTgtgactttttttttatctgATCTGGGTTGTATTGCTGATTTGCAAATTTAGTTGAGTTGAATTACTGTCAAAGGATAAACCTATACAAAACCCCATCTTCAGGTTATGAAGATTTTCGAAGTTTGAAGATTATTTACTTATTggtttatgatttatgattggTATAATGTCAATTACATGCCTTTTTGGTATCAGGATTTGATCTTGgtataaatcaaaaaatgaatTGTATTAGATAATAATTAAccttgattattattattatgagtaTGCCTGCCAATATTAAATCTGTCTTTGCATCGTCGTTTAACATTCTTTGTTACTGAATTCTCCTTTAGAATTTTGATGCATTACCCAACTAAAATGAAAGCTTTTTGAATGTTGCGTAGTTATCTTATCTTCTAAAACTGAATAGGAGGGTACTGTATTAATACATGATTTTAACTGAACCTAAAGTATAGTTTACAActatgccaaagccttaatctagAAAATAATGTCGATCTTATAATTTGAGCCTAATTTTGAATTACATGTATATTTGTGTCGAAGAGTGTATTGGAATTTCATGTTAAGCATATATTAGTTATCTTGATAAGTTAAATTGATATCTTCACTCGTGGACAGTGATGAGATCACCAAGGATGACATTAAGGTATACTCGGCAGTGTTGGAGAAGCCAGCTGAGACTTTCTCGAATGCGAGCAGGTGGTACCAGAGTGTTTCACAACAGCTTGCCTCAAGGTTTGTGCTTCTGTAATGAATTTGGGTTGATTAATATGCTTCCCCTTCTGAATCTAATTAGCTTGTAGATTATgcttagtttaattatttgttgATGGACGTGCCCTCTTTGTGTAACTCATAATAGCTATGATTTTTGGTATGATTTCTTATGAAATTTATACTTTGCTGAAACTATGATCATCAATATCATCAATATTGCATTGATTGTCATCCAATATTCAATATGATCATTGATGAGGTTTCTAACTTAGATATATAGTAGGTATGCTGCTTTTGATTAGAAATGGCGGATGAAACTTAAATTTAAAGAGATAAAGAAAGTTGGAGATGCTACTGGTATTTTGACCAACAAATGGAACTGATGTGGATATTGAAATATATTGTATGTTTCTTGGTTTTTTATATCACGAACCTTCCTATCACTCTCTTTCAAACTTGGGATGGCACCATCTATTTCCTTCCTATATAACTTGTCATTTACTCATTTTGATTAAGCGAGTTAAAATGTCGCCTTCCTTGACttgtttaatgttttattgCTTCTTCATGATGCTGTTAAGTTTAATGCGTTGGTGGATGCTGACGGTAAAAAGGAAAAATTCACTATTAATATTCAGTGAGTGCTAAAGTTGAAATGCAGTCTATATTACTCTTCTGAATGTTATGAGACTTACTTTCAGTTCTAATCTTTGTCTTCCATGTTTAGTCTTCTATCTTTTTGTACTCATATCATTGAgtaaatttttcatattttttcactttctAAAAAATATGACAGTTTCCCTGGCCAAGCTGTCGGTGTGAGGTTCTCCCAGGGAGAAGCTGCTGCTGCTCCTGCAGTGGAAGAAAAGAAGGTTTGTTCTTGCAGCCcttgttaaataatcttttaTGTATGCACGTCAAAAGTATCCAATAGTTGAATTTGATCTTCAAAGCTTTGTAATAGAACAACTTGAGTTTGAGACGGAATGTATTTAGCAACAAACTTTGACACTGTCAAACAGCTGTTCTCTTGTCTCGACTCAAGGATATTGCTACTAGCTCAGGTCACCACAAATTTTTGAATAAACAAAAAGATATCCTGATGATTATAACATGTAGTTGTTAAGGTATATAAAAGGCATCGATTAAAATTTGTCTGTCATGATGTAAATGGTAATAGTTTTGTGGTTTTCTGATAAGTATTTGTCCAAAGCTCTTGAAAAACGTGATGCTGATTATTTTTTCCATGCCTTTTTATACCCCAATCATTTTACAATATTTCTCGGTCAGGCCCTAGCTTAAAAGTTTTATTGTTTCTTGATGTTCTGTTTCTATTTTACAGGAAGCACCTGCTggagatgaagatgatgatgatttggatCTCTTCGGTGATGAGACTGAGGAAGAGAAGAAGGCTGCTGAAGAGAGAGAAGCAGCTAAGAAGGCCTCCGGCAAGAAGAAAGAAAGTAAGTTTCTTTATCTAGGACTAATTCAAATTTAGATGCGCACAGAAggaaagtttttttgtttaagtacttttcaaaatttaattgtGCACTACAGTGCATACAAAGATCATTTTTCGGATTAGGAGTAGGCTTTGAAGGGATTTGGATGCCAAAACTTTTGTCTTGATAGCATTATATACTTATGTGTATCTGGTACTTGAGAAAGGGGTTATGCTGCTGTTAATGATTGAAATCATCGGTTTGGCGTTTTTGTGTACCATTGTCCTTTAAGAATT from the Amaranthus tricolor cultivar Red isolate AtriRed21 chromosome 12, ASM2621246v1, whole genome shotgun sequence genome contains:
- the LOC130797058 gene encoding elongation factor 1-beta 2 — protein: MAVIFKDLHTESGLKSLDAHLDGKSYISGDEITKDDIKVYSAVLEKPAETFSNASRWYQSVSQQLASSFPGQAVGVRFSQGEAAAAPAVEEKKEAPAGDEDDDDLDLFGDETEEEKKAAEEREAAKKASGKKKESGKSSILLDVKPWDDETDMKKLEEAVRSVQMEGLTWGASKLVPVGYGIKKMTIMMTIVDDLVSVDQLIEDHLTAEPANEYIQSCDIVAFNKI